TTTTAATTGATTTAGTCACCCTTATTCACAACTCCAACCCTTTCCCTACTTCTCATGTGAGGTGGGCTGGGTTTGCCTGTCCTCTGGGCAAATAAGGCAGAGGACATGTACAACAACCAGCCCTCAGGGCACACCTGACCCCAGACTCAGGCCTGCCCCGTCACTCTGGAGTCTGAACTGTGCCTCCACCTACCCGCTTTCAGGTTGTCTCCTCATTATAAAATGAAGATATGCTCCCTCCACAACACAGGCAGCCCAGCGGATGTGGGCACCTCCTACCAAGCTCGACATCGTTGTTGGATACCGGGACCCACATGGGGGAAGGTGtcagatgtcctctgacctccacagggctCTGTGGCATGCTCATGccccccaaacacaaaataaataaatgaataaggaaGTATCgtcaggcacggtggcacacgcctttaatccagcactcgggagacagaggcaggtggatctctgtgagttcgaggcgccagcctggtctacagagtgagttccaggacagacaaagctacacagagaaaccctgtcaccaaaaacaaaaacaaacaaacaaacaaaaggtgtggaagccaggcatggtgatgcatgtctttaatcccagcgctcgggaggtaGATTTCTGTATGTTCCTTatgtcgaggccagcctggtctacatagtgagttctaagacagcctgggctatgcagacAGACcctgttttttttaagaaaaagaaacggAAGATGGAGATATGCTGGTCCAAGTCTGGAGTCCCTGCACTAGAGCGGTAAAGAAAGGCAAGaggatgagttcaaggacagcttccAGCACAGAGGGATTTGGGGGCCGGCCTGCAGTACTGTAGTCTCTAAAACAAAAGAAGGTACgaggcaggcctccaaaggcaccCGCAACAGGGTGGGTTCCCTTAGCATCCCTGAGGGCCACTGGCACAACTCTTCTGGCAGACCAGAGTACCCCAGTGGCCAAGGAAGGGAAGGCCCCGCGCACCTAGGCGGGAAAGCCGGGAGCGCGCCTAGTAGACCACGTGACGCCGCGGGCCCGCGCAGGCTCGCCGGGCCAGCGCGGGGGCGGGGcgcgcgggggcgggggcggagcCTGGCGCGCGGCCCCGCGGGTGACAGGGCgggcgggaggggcggggccgcggGCGGGGCCGCGGGGGGGAGGCGGGAGGAGTGgagatggcggcggcggcggctccggggggcgggggcggggagccCCGGGGAGCCGCTGGGGTCGGCCCGGGGGTCCcgggggaggtggaggtggtgaaGGGACAGCCATTCGACGTGGGCCCACGCTACACGCAGTTGCAGTACATCGGCGAAGGCGCGTACGGCATGGTCAGGTGAGGGGGCGTCCCGGGGAGGGGGCTGCAGAGGGAGGACAGCAGGTGCGTGCCCGGGACGTCGGGGGGCTCGGGGAGTGTCGCAGGGAGGGATCGTGCAGTGACTTCTGGGGGACCGGGCGCTACTTTCTCCGGGGAGGGGGTTTGGAGCTTTGAAGCCACCTTGTATTGTTAAGGGAGGGGCACCTGGGGGACCCCAGAGAAACAGGGTGGAGCTAGGAGAATTGAGGATTCTTGCGGAAGGGGGGGTGAAGGACCCTTCAGCGGGAGCCTTGGCTCCCCTGGGGAGGCTGGGTCAGAGAGTTTGAGAAAGAAGAGCAAAGCCCAGGGTGGGGCAAACCTTTGCACCGCTGCCCCTGACAAAGCCAGGCGcccaaaagaggaggaggggtcCGGGGAGTCGGCCTTAATTTCTGGGATACGGGTTTGTGAGTTCTCGCGGCCCCACTGTGCGCTCTGGACCTTTGTTCGTGTGGGAACAGCTCCTGTGACCCAGGTCCCTCACAGGGAGACCTATCCCTCCTTAtctcttttctcctgtcccattaCTGAATCTTGTAGGCGAGATTGGCTTCATCGACATCCTCCACTCCACTCCTTTCCCCTGGACCTGTCTCGGATTGAGAGAGCCCCGcttgggaaaggggaggagggtcaGGGCATCTAGAATGGAAGAGGGTCCGGGAGAAAGGAAGTCAGTGAGTGGCCACTCTCTTCCTCTGTTTGTGAAGTCACTGAAAGGCTGCTGGCTGGTCCCCAGCTTTTTCCCTGGAGATCCCAGGCCTTCACAGCAGGAAGGAGCCAGCATTGTTTACGACTTGGCCAGagccctctcctgccctctctctcCCGTCCCTGCCAAGGCCTGGGTGGGGCCGCCAGGCCTGGATTCCCCCTTTGTAAGGCcacatctctctggccctctcaGCTCTGCTTATGACCACGTGCGCAAGACTAGAGTGGCCATCAAGAAGATCAGCCCCTTCGAGCACCAGACCTACTGCCAGCGCACACTGAGGGAGATCCAGATCTTGCTGCGGTTCCGCCATGAGAATGTCATAGGCATCCGAGACATCCTCAGAGCACCCACCCTGGAAGCTATGAGGGATGTGTATCCTTCACCTTCTCACAGCCAGAGCGGGGCTAGGGAGCTTGGGCTTGCCCTCTGTTCTCACCTTTTGTACCACCCAGCAGAATCACTTCTTAGCAGAGAGTCCGCAGAGTGGGCCTTAGATGGGTCCCAGTGTTGCAGCCAGCTGGGGTGGCCCTGGACAAGTCCTTTTTGCTCTGTGCCCCGGTAGGGTGCTCTGTGGAGGAAGTGCTGGGCAAAATGACCTCTATGGGCGCTTTGTCTTCTGACATCTGCAGTTCTGTGACATGACCCAGTCTCTGCCCACAGCCCATTCTTGCTTAACAGACTCACGATTCTTTTTTTGGAGACCTCAGACtggaaggaaggcaggggagaAAGCTGGTACTGGGCATGCCTAGTGCTTCGATGGTTCTAATTCAGCCCGCTCACGTCCCTGGGAGATGAGCTGTAGCACTTCCATTTCaaagaggaggaaactgagacccTCGTGTGGGGTTTTGCAGTGTCTTCTGAGAGACAGGGTGCTACTTtctccaaggtgtgtgtgtgtgtgtgtgtgtgtgtgtgtgtgtgtgtgtgtgtgtgtgtgtgtggagtcttTGAAACCACTTTGCATTGTTAAGGGAGGGGCACCTGGGGGGACTCGAGTCCCAGGGTGGAGCCAAGCCTTTGCTCTCCTGCCCCTGGTCTAGCCGAGGGCCCAGGGGAGGATCGGGTCTGGAGGGCCTGTTTCTGTTTGCTGCTTCCTCTCGGACCCTCGTTGTGTTTCTTGGAGCCTTCCTGCTTTCCTGAGAGCCCCGCCCTAGTTACCTGTGGACTTGCACCTTGCCCGGGGAAGGCAGTCCAGCCTTTGTTGCCCTTGCTCGATACTGCTTGCCTAGTTCAAATATCTAGTTCATTGTCCACatctacttcctgcttggctctGGTCTTAGCAGTCAGTAACACCCATGGCCTCTTCCCTACCCACTCCTCCCAACCCCAGGGTTCGTTGGACAGCATCTGCATCTCTAATCACATGACCTCTCCATACTCTGGCTTGCTGTGTGACCTGAAGCAGGTCACCACATCTCTAGACTTCCGCACTTATAAAATAGCAGCAGGGTTGGTCCACGTGCGCATGTCTGCATGGgcttcttctcccttctttttttttttttttggtttttaaaggcgtgcgccaccaccgcccggctcttctcccttctttttatgagaaaggatctcactgtgtagccctggctagcctgaaactcagcatgtagaccaggctagccttgaactcaagagatccaactgcctttgcctcccaagcaccaccaggcccagctgacgttgtagaccaggctggccttaaacttctaGGGAACCATACTCTggcccctgcctctcaagtgctgagattttgaGAGTGAGGGTTGGCACCGAGCTCCCGACTCCTCTTCCATAGACAAGCCAGATGAtacttatttatgtttgtttgttatgctttgggcttttttgtttgcttatttgtttttttggtttttcaagacgggatttctctgtgtagccctggctgttcgggagctcactctgtagcccaggctggccttgaactcacagagatctacctgcctctgccaggtggtataccaccacccagctatttatGTTTAATCTTCAAGTATAAAGGACTTTTCATTCTCCACCTTCTGGTGTGTGGTCAAGCACTCTGGAGGGGCATGCTGTTGGGAGTGTCTCCTCACTTTTCTGGCTCCAATCATTCCCATAAGGCAGGCATTTATTTTTAAGCAAACAGTTACTGTGTGCCAGATGGTGTTcatgcattatctcatttaaccCACTCAACGGCCACGTGGTTCTGCCCATGGAGTAACAACAGCATTTCTTGTTTGCTGAGCATTCTCCATGGAGCATCTCATTCTCACAGCCACCCTTAAAGAAGTTATTCTCCCTGCTTGTCgggtcaggaaactgaggcatggacaGGTTAAGAACACAGAGCTGTTGAGGTAGCATGGGGACGTCAGTCATGAGTGGGTTAATTTAGAACTGCTCTTCTTCCGGAGTTCTCCCACTACAATTTCTCAGTGCCCTCATTTGCCCAGGAGGGAAACTGAGGGCCCAGAATAGATGTGCCCTGCACATCATCAGCTCCAGGCTTCGTGAAGCTCATGAGGCCAAGGGGCCATACCTGGAAGGAATATGTGGCCTACCGGTCAGAACCTGTTTTCCTTAACAAAGTGTCTCCTGCTCCCCCCGACCTGGGGGGGTCTCTGGAATCGTCCTCAGTTACATTGTTCAGGACCTCATGGAGACAGACCTGTACAAGCTGCTTAAGAGTCAGCAGCTGAGCAACGACCACATCTGCTACTTCCTCTACCAGATCCTTCGGGGCCTCAAGTACATACACTCAGCCAACGTGCTCCACCGGGACCTGAAGCCCTCCAACCTGCTTATCAACACCACCTGCGACCTTAAGGTCAGAGGCTGCACGTCTGCTGCCCCTTCCCGGGACCCGGGGCAGGACTGGGAGAAGCATCCTTGTTGCATGGCAAACAAGAACAGCTTGGGCAGGGCAGGGCACTTCCTGGACTGTGGAGGCCTTGGGCTCCTAACTCAGTGACCTGGGTCTGATTCCAGATATGTGACTTTGGCCTGGCCCGGATTGCCGACCCTGAGCATGATCACACTGGCTTTCTGACCGAGTATGTGGCCACACGCTGGTACCGAGCCCCAGAGATCATGCTTAACTCCAAGGTAGGAGAGCTGCCCACTTCGGCAAGGAAGTCCTAGAGCTATCTCTGGGCCTTGGCATAATCCCTCTGGCCCTTGGGCTGTGGCAAGATATAGAGATCAGTTTTCCTAGCCTCTGTTCTCTGCCCTTTGCTTGGTGTTGGATCTAAGTTGGATGTGATGCTTGGCCCAAATACCAGGAAGGGCACTGATAAGGCTGATCAGGGAGTTCAGCACATTCTCCTCCCCAGGGCTACACCAAATCCATCGACATCTGGTCTGTGGGCTGCATTCTGGCTGAGATGCTCTCCAACCGGCCCATCTTCCCCGGCAAGCACTACCTGGACCAGCTCAACCACATTCTAGGTGAGAGGGCCTGGCTGGCTCAAAGGGATGGTGGTTAGCTTATCAGAGGTGACATTTCTGGAGGGTGAGAATTGGGGTACCACATGTGGAGCCTTCCCAGCATCTCATGCATGGCATTTCAGTAAGGTGTTCTTTCCCATTTGAAAGATGGCAAAAGCAAGACTAAACCCTACACCTAAGGGAGACTGcagtcaggatttgaacccaggacgcCCTGGTCCTCAGCTCTTTGCTCCTGTCACTGCCCCAGTGGGTAGACGAGGAGGTGGCTGCAGGTGGCTAGGCCTGGGTTCCTGTTCTTGCTTCCTAACCTGTTCCCAGAAAGAGAACTTGGCATCTCAACAAGATGACTGCTTCGTCCACAGGGATCTTGGGCTCCCCATCGCAGGAGGACCTTAACTGTATCATCAACATGAAGGCCCGGAACTACCTGCAGTCTCTGCCCGCTAAAACCAAGGTGGCGTGGGCCAAGCTTTTCCCCAAATCCGACTCCAAAGGTGAGTGAGACGGAGGACTGGGGGTAGGCTAAAACCCAGCAGCAAAGACGGGCGTGTGACCCGAATGCCGGCCTCAGTAAATGGGCCCCTGGGACGGACAGGTGACG
The nucleotide sequence above comes from Peromyscus maniculatus bairdii isolate BWxNUB_F1_BW_parent chromosome 1, HU_Pman_BW_mat_3.1, whole genome shotgun sequence. Encoded proteins:
- the Mapk3 gene encoding mitogen-activated protein kinase 3, which encodes MAAAAAPGGGGGEPRGAAGVGPGVPGEVEVVKGQPFDVGPRYTQLQYIGEGAYGMVSSAYDHVRKTRVAIKKISPFEHQTYCQRTLREIQILLRFRHENVIGIRDILRAPTLEAMRDVYIVQDLMETDLYKLLKSQQLSNDHICYFLYQILRGLKYIHSANVLHRDLKPSNLLINTTCDLKICDFGLARIADPEHDHTGFLTEYVATRWYRAPEIMLNSKGYTKSIDIWSVGCILAEMLSNRPIFPGKHYLDQLNHILGILGSPSQEDLNCIINMKARNYLQSLPAKTKVAWAKLFPKSDSKALDLLDRMLTFNPNKRITVEEALAHPYLEQYYDPTDEPVAEEPFTFDMELDDLPKERLKELIFQETARFQPGAPEAP